The following proteins are co-located in the Halictus rubicundus isolate RS-2024b chromosome 1, iyHalRubi1_principal, whole genome shotgun sequence genome:
- the Mlc-c gene encoding myosin light chain cytoplasmic isoform X1: MYGCSYQELTNRMMSSMEEFQEAFQLFDSRGDGKIHVAQIGDALRALGQNPTESDVKKFTHQHKPDERISFEVFLPIYQAISKSRTSDTADDFIEGLRHFDKDGNGFISSAELRHLLTTLGEKLSDEEVETLLAGHEDSQGNINYEDFVRQVMCG; the protein is encoded by the exons ATGTATGGTtgtagttaccaagaacttacTAATAGAATGATGTCGTCCATGGAGG AATTTCAGGAGGCATTCCAGCTTTTTGATAGCCGAGGAGATGGAAAGATTCATGTGGCACAAATTGGCGATGCTTTGCGAGCACTTGGACAAAATCCAACTGAATCGGATGTGAAAAAGTTCACTCATCAACATAAACCGGACGAACGTATTAGTTTCGAAGTATTTCTACCTATTTATCAGGCTATAAGCAAGTCTCGAACATCTGACACAGCCGATGACTTTATAGAAGGTCTACGTCATTTCGACAAAGACGGAAATGGCTTTATATCCTCCGCCGAATTGAGACATCTACTGACAACATTGG GGGAAAAGCTCAGTGACGAAGAAGTTGAAACTTTGTTAGCTGGCCACGAAGATTCACAGGGTAACATCAATTACGAAGATTTTGTTCGTCAAGTGATGTGCGGTTAA
- the LOC143354561 gene encoding long-chain-fatty-acid--CoA ligase 1 isoform X3 has translation MSSSCFAPDPIRPPIDLSEQSDTVKGTDLIRVSRFYKDSKEGKFVSYIHEDTRTLYDGFRRGAKESNNGRCLGWRDGLNKPYQWIHYNETLLRAKNFGSGLVTLGLTPGSHTLVGLYSQNCPEWILTEQACYTYSLVIVPLYDTLGPDACAFIINQAEINLVVCENDKKCNLLLDKAPRCLRKLVVIKEARQATNQRAKNRGIELLRFEDVERLGAQKNHPEVPPNANDICTICYTSGTTGNPKGVMLSHQNVMAGVCAVLLQLGEHKPSYKDTMISFLPLAHMLERCCENGMYMVGGSVGFYSGDIKTLAEDMKALRPTVMPAVPRLLNRMYDKVQAELQNSCMKKLVFSMGMRAKESEIKKGIIRNNSIWDKLAFSKIKETTGGRLRLMVVGSAPLAGNVLTFARCALGCLIVEGYGQTECCAPITLTIQGDYVPEHVGPPVACCCVKLVDVPEMEYYATKSQGEVCVKGTNVFVGYFKDPEKTAEVIDEFGWHHTGDIGMWLPNGTLKIIDRKKHIFKLSQGEYIVPEKIENIYLRSQYVHQVFVHGESLKSCVVGIVVPDVDVVKCWAVENGISGTLSVLCNNPQIKQLILDDMLAWGKEAGLKSFEQVKDIYLHPDPFSIQNGLLTPTLKTKRPQLKDYFKPQIEDLYRHLD, from the exons GGCACCGACCTGATCAGAGTCTCGAGGTTTTACAAGGACAGCAAGGAGGGGAAGTTCGTCAGCTACATTCACGAGGACACGAGGACCCTTTACGATGGCTTCCGCAGGGGCGCCAAAGAGTCCA ACAACGGACGTTGCCTCGGCTGGCGAGATGGACTCAACAAACCGTACCAGTGGATCCACTACAACGAAACTCTGCTCAGGGCAAAGAACTTCGGCTCGGGACTGGTGACTCTTGGTCTTACACCGGGTTCCCACACCCTCGTAGGCCTTTACAGCCAAAACTGCCCCGAATGGATCCTCACCGAGCAAGCCTGCTACACGTATTCCCTCGTGATCGTTCCCTTGTACGACACGCTGGGCCCTGATGCTTGTGCCTTCATCATCAACCAGGCTGAGATCAACCTGGTCGTCTGCGAGAACGATAAGAAGTGTAATTTATTGCTTGACAAAGCACCAAG ATGCCTAAGGAAACTGGTAGTGATAAAAGAAGCGCGGCAAGCGACGAATCAGAGGGCGAAGAACCGTGGCATAGAGCTGCTGAGGTTCGAGGACGTGGAGAGACTCGGCGCGCAGAAGAACCATCCGGAGGTGCCACCCAACGCGAACGATATCTGCACGATATGCTACACTTCCGGCACCACCGGAAACCCGAAGGGCGTGATGCTGTCGCATCAGAACGTGATGGCTGGTGTCTGCGCCGTTCTGTTGCAGCTGGGCGAGCACAAGCCCTCGTACAAGGACACGATGATCAGCTTCTTACCTCTGGCACACATGTTGGAACGATGCTGCGAGAACGGCATGTACATGGTGGGCGGGTCCGTGGGCTTTTACAGCGGTGACATCAAAACATTAGCCGAAGATATGAAAGCCTTGAGGCCTACCGTCATGCCAGCGGTCCCGAGGCTCTTGAATCGAATGTACGACAAG GTCCAAGCGGAGCTTCAGAACTCTTGTATGAAGAAGCTGGTGTTCAGCATGGGAATGCGGGCGAAGGAGTCGGAGATTAAGAAGGGAATTATCCGAAACAACAGTATTTGGGACAAGCTAGCCTTTAGCAAGATCAAAGAGACGACAGGTGGAAGATTAAGGCTGATGGTCGTAGGCTCTGCACCTCTCGCGGGAAATGTGCTCACGTTCGCAAGGTGTGCCCTTGGCTGCTTGATAGTCGAAGGGTACGGTCAAACAGAGTGTTGCGCTCCAATTACTCTTACGATTCAG GGTGATTATGTACCGGAACACGTAGGTCCACCGGTTGCTTGCTGCTGCGTTAAATTAGTAGATGTCCCGGAAATGGAATACTACGCCACAAAAAGCCAAGGCGAAGTATGTGTGAAGGGCACTAACGTGTTCGTGGGATACTTCAAGGATCCAGAAAAAACTGCCGAAGTTATTGACGAATTCGGATGGCATCATACGGGAGACATCGGCATGTGGCTGCCT AACGGTACACTAAAAATAATCGACAGGAAAAAACACATCTTCAAGCTATCGCAAGGAGAATACATAGTTCCAGAGAAGATTGAAAATATCTATTTGCGCAGTCAATATGTACATCAAGTGTTCGTTCATGGGGAGTCTTTGAAATCCTGTGTTGTGGGAATAGTAGTACCGGATGTGGATGTTGTTAAATGTTGGGCGGTAGAGAATGGTATTTCGGGTACGCTAAGCGTATTGTGCAACAATCCACAGATCAAACAATTGATTCTGGATGACATGCTTGCGTGGGGAAAAGAAGCTGGCCTCAAATCCTTTGAACAG GTCAAAGATATATATTTACATCCGgatccattctctatccaaaacGGTCTCCTCACACCGACATTGAAAACAAAACGACCTCAGCTGAAAGACTACTTCAAACCACAGATAGAGGATCTCTACCGACATTTGGACTGA
- the LOC143354561 gene encoding long-chain-fatty-acid--CoA ligase 1 isoform X2, giving the protein MFQSQFEDYLPYLSGAAGVLVVTGIAAYFASRPKPEKPLWPLDAQSVLLPGTDLIRVSRFYKDSKEGKFVSYIHEDTRTLYDGFRRGAKESNNGRCLGWRDGLNKPYQWIHYNETLLRAKNFGSGLVTLGLTPGSHTLVGLYSQNCPEWILTEQACYTYSLVIVPLYDTLGPDACAFIINQAEINLVVCENDKKCNLLLDKAPRCLRKLVVIKEARQATNQRAKNRGIELLRFEDVERLGAQKNHPEVPPNANDICTICYTSGTTGNPKGVMLSHQNVMAGVCAVLLQLGEHKPSYKDTMISFLPLAHMLERCCENGMYMVGGSVGFYSGDIKTLAEDMKALRPTVMPAVPRLLNRMYDKVQAELQNSCMKKLVFSMGMRAKESEIKKGIIRNNSIWDKLAFSKIKETTGGRLRLMVVGSAPLAGNVLTFARCALGCLIVEGYGQTECCAPITLTIQGDYVPEHVGPPVACCCVKLVDVPEMEYYATKSQGEVCVKGTNVFVGYFKDPEKTAEVIDEFGWHHTGDIGMWLPNGTLKIIDRKKHIFKLSQGEYIVPEKIENIYLRSQYVHQVFVHGESLKSCVVGIVVPDVDVVKCWAVENGISGTLSVLCNNPQIKQLILDDMLAWGKEAGLKSFEQVKDIYLHPDPFSIQNGLLTPTLKTKRPQLKDYFKPQIEDLYRHLD; this is encoded by the exons GGCACCGACCTGATCAGAGTCTCGAGGTTTTACAAGGACAGCAAGGAGGGGAAGTTCGTCAGCTACATTCACGAGGACACGAGGACCCTTTACGATGGCTTCCGCAGGGGCGCCAAAGAGTCCA ACAACGGACGTTGCCTCGGCTGGCGAGATGGACTCAACAAACCGTACCAGTGGATCCACTACAACGAAACTCTGCTCAGGGCAAAGAACTTCGGCTCGGGACTGGTGACTCTTGGTCTTACACCGGGTTCCCACACCCTCGTAGGCCTTTACAGCCAAAACTGCCCCGAATGGATCCTCACCGAGCAAGCCTGCTACACGTATTCCCTCGTGATCGTTCCCTTGTACGACACGCTGGGCCCTGATGCTTGTGCCTTCATCATCAACCAGGCTGAGATCAACCTGGTCGTCTGCGAGAACGATAAGAAGTGTAATTTATTGCTTGACAAAGCACCAAG ATGCCTAAGGAAACTGGTAGTGATAAAAGAAGCGCGGCAAGCGACGAATCAGAGGGCGAAGAACCGTGGCATAGAGCTGCTGAGGTTCGAGGACGTGGAGAGACTCGGCGCGCAGAAGAACCATCCGGAGGTGCCACCCAACGCGAACGATATCTGCACGATATGCTACACTTCCGGCACCACCGGAAACCCGAAGGGCGTGATGCTGTCGCATCAGAACGTGATGGCTGGTGTCTGCGCCGTTCTGTTGCAGCTGGGCGAGCACAAGCCCTCGTACAAGGACACGATGATCAGCTTCTTACCTCTGGCACACATGTTGGAACGATGCTGCGAGAACGGCATGTACATGGTGGGCGGGTCCGTGGGCTTTTACAGCGGTGACATCAAAACATTAGCCGAAGATATGAAAGCCTTGAGGCCTACCGTCATGCCAGCGGTCCCGAGGCTCTTGAATCGAATGTACGACAAG GTCCAAGCGGAGCTTCAGAACTCTTGTATGAAGAAGCTGGTGTTCAGCATGGGAATGCGGGCGAAGGAGTCGGAGATTAAGAAGGGAATTATCCGAAACAACAGTATTTGGGACAAGCTAGCCTTTAGCAAGATCAAAGAGACGACAGGTGGAAGATTAAGGCTGATGGTCGTAGGCTCTGCACCTCTCGCGGGAAATGTGCTCACGTTCGCAAGGTGTGCCCTTGGCTGCTTGATAGTCGAAGGGTACGGTCAAACAGAGTGTTGCGCTCCAATTACTCTTACGATTCAG GGTGATTATGTACCGGAACACGTAGGTCCACCGGTTGCTTGCTGCTGCGTTAAATTAGTAGATGTCCCGGAAATGGAATACTACGCCACAAAAAGCCAAGGCGAAGTATGTGTGAAGGGCACTAACGTGTTCGTGGGATACTTCAAGGATCCAGAAAAAACTGCCGAAGTTATTGACGAATTCGGATGGCATCATACGGGAGACATCGGCATGTGGCTGCCT AACGGTACACTAAAAATAATCGACAGGAAAAAACACATCTTCAAGCTATCGCAAGGAGAATACATAGTTCCAGAGAAGATTGAAAATATCTATTTGCGCAGTCAATATGTACATCAAGTGTTCGTTCATGGGGAGTCTTTGAAATCCTGTGTTGTGGGAATAGTAGTACCGGATGTGGATGTTGTTAAATGTTGGGCGGTAGAGAATGGTATTTCGGGTACGCTAAGCGTATTGTGCAACAATCCACAGATCAAACAATTGATTCTGGATGACATGCTTGCGTGGGGAAAAGAAGCTGGCCTCAAATCCTTTGAACAG GTCAAAGATATATATTTACATCCGgatccattctctatccaaaacGGTCTCCTCACACCGACATTGAAAACAAAACGACCTCAGCTGAAAGACTACTTCAAACCACAGATAGAGGATCTCTACCGACATTTGGACTGA
- the Vti1a gene encoding vesicle transport through interaction with t-SNAREs 1a isoform X1, producing the protein MNKVSDGCNGYKYYDQSENFIFLCVSSEYNLISERAVPNPLHVQFSLHSHLHVFNGNTFKMASLIDNYEQEYAVLTADITAKIGRIRTQNSNERRTFVQDVDRQIKDAQELLEQMELEVRGVTGASRDRLRGRVESHRVELKRLTQEFQSAKKPKEDSIELSRDDSWDNSITEDQKERLLDASDRIDRSGRTLQNGYRMVLETEEIGSQVLKELHSQRETIQRGRGRLRDTDAELGRGSRLLSGMIFRNLQQRFILAAVALMLIIVGCVVVYYSFKSKS; encoded by the exons ATGAATAAAGTGTCAGATGGATGCAACGGGTATAAATATTATGACCAATCCGAAAACTTTATATTTTTGTGTGTGAGCTCGGAGTATAAT CTAATTTCAGAACGTGCTGTTCCAAATCCACTGCATGTACAGTTTAGTTTACACTCCCATTTACACGTCTTCAATGGAAATACGTTTAAGATGGCGTCGCTCATTGACAACTATGAGCAAGAATACGCCGTTTTGACAGCTGACATAACTGCAAAAATTGGCAGAATAAGGACACAGAACAGCA ATGAGAGAAGAACATTCGTTCAAGATGTGGATAGACAAATTAAGGATGCTCAAGAGctg CTCGAACAAATGGAATTGGAGGTTCGTGGGGTGACTGGTGCATCTCGTGACCGCTTACGTGGTCGAGTAGAAAGTCACAGAGTAGAGCTAAAACGATTGACTCAAGAATTCCAATCGGCTAAAAAGCCGAAAGAAGACAGTATTGAATTAAGCAGAGATGATTCATGGGACAACAGTATTACAGAAGATCAAAAAGAAAGACTGTTGGATGCTTCAGATCGAATAGACAGGAGTGGAAGGACATTACAGAATGGTTATCGAATGGTGTTAGAAACAGAAGAGATTGGTTCTCAAGTATTGAAAGAATTGCATAGCCAAAGGGAAACGATtcaaagaggaagaggaagg CTACGTGACACAGATGCAGAGCTGGGACGAGGTTCTCGGTTACTGTCAGGAATGATATTCAGAAATCTTCAGCAAAGATTTATTTTAGCGGCAGTTGCATTGATGCTTATAATCGTTGGTTGCGTTGTCGTATACTATAGCTTTAAATCTAAAAGCTAA
- the Mlc-c gene encoding myosin light chain cytoplasmic isoform X2 encodes MASYSEDQLAEFQEAFQLFDSRGDGKIHVAQIGDALRALGQNPTESDVKKFTHQHKPDERISFEVFLPIYQAISKSRTSDTADDFIEGLRHFDKDGNGFISSAELRHLLTTLGEKLSDEEVETLLAGHEDSQGNINYEDFVRQVMCG; translated from the exons ATG GCATCATACTCGGAGGATCAACTTGCAG AATTTCAGGAGGCATTCCAGCTTTTTGATAGCCGAGGAGATGGAAAGATTCATGTGGCACAAATTGGCGATGCTTTGCGAGCACTTGGACAAAATCCAACTGAATCGGATGTGAAAAAGTTCACTCATCAACATAAACCGGACGAACGTATTAGTTTCGAAGTATTTCTACCTATTTATCAGGCTATAAGCAAGTCTCGAACATCTGACACAGCCGATGACTTTATAGAAGGTCTACGTCATTTCGACAAAGACGGAAATGGCTTTATATCCTCCGCCGAATTGAGACATCTACTGACAACATTGG GGGAAAAGCTCAGTGACGAAGAAGTTGAAACTTTGTTAGCTGGCCACGAAGATTCACAGGGTAACATCAATTACGAAGATTTTGTTCGTCAAGTGATGTGCGGTTAA
- the Oda gene encoding LOW QUALITY PROTEIN: ornithine decarboxylase antizyme (The sequence of the model RefSeq protein was modified relative to this genomic sequence to represent the inferred CDS: deleted 1 base in 1 codon) codes for MNINSSLPLSNCESSKKGLTMPSLISSNCEMSSKCMEESLEEGCTLQQHYCITLGVGPLWWSDVPHAALSVSTVNTESRGVGIKQSQLSVSSHIVQEDELLKAVRNSESLRLTFTLHLTESTSVEWETVVWRRCLYIRVSSCLLPEGSKEGFVSLLEYAEETLRCTNIIVCLRKDRADRAMLVRTFMFLGFNVLPPNHALVPPGSDAGNLYMLYTIE; via the exons ATGAATATTAACTCCAGTCTACCATTAAGTAACTGTGAAAGTAGTAAAAAGGGCTTAACAATGCCAAGTCTAATATCCAGCAATTG TGAAATGTCTAGTAAGTGTATGGAAGAAAGTTTAGAAGAAGGTTGCACACTGCAACAACATTACTGTATAACGCTGGGTGTAGGGCCTCTGTGGTGGTCC GATGTGCCCCATGCCGCATTGTCTGTATCCACAGTCAACACAGAGAGCCGCGGCGTGGGGATCAAGCAGAGTCAGCTCTCTGTGAGCTCCCACATTGTACAA GAGGATGAATTGTTGAAAGCCGTGCGAAATAGTGAATCATTGCGTTTAACCTTCACGCTACACTTGACCGAGAGCACATCCGTCGAATGGGAAACTGTAGTGTGGCGTCGTTGTCTTTACATTCGCGTGTCAAGCTGTCTCTTACCAGAGGGGTCAAAAGAAGGTTTCGTGTCTCTTCTGGAGTATGCCGAAGAAACATTACGATGCACCAATATCATCGTTTGCCTACGAAAAGATCGAGCGGATCGAG CAATGCTGGTACGAACCTTCATGTTTTTGGGCTTCAATGTTCTACCGCCCAATCACGCCCTAGTACCACCGGGCAGTGATGCCGGCAATCTGTACATGCTATATACCATCGAATAG
- the Vti1a gene encoding vesicle transport through interaction with t-SNAREs 1a isoform X2 → MSANLTWPLVIPILWFSLHSHLHVFNGNTFKMASLIDNYEQEYAVLTADITAKIGRIRTQNSNERRTFVQDVDRQIKDAQELLEQMELEVRGVTGASRDRLRGRVESHRVELKRLTQEFQSAKKPKEDSIELSRDDSWDNSITEDQKERLLDASDRIDRSGRTLQNGYRMVLETEEIGSQVLKELHSQRETIQRGRGRLRDTDAELGRGSRLLSGMIFRNLQQRFILAAVALMLIIVGCVVVYYSFKSKS, encoded by the exons atgagtgcgaatctaacctgGCCTCTTGTTATCCCTATTCTTTGG TTTAGTTTACACTCCCATTTACACGTCTTCAATGGAAATACGTTTAAGATGGCGTCGCTCATTGACAACTATGAGCAAGAATACGCCGTTTTGACAGCTGACATAACTGCAAAAATTGGCAGAATAAGGACACAGAACAGCA ATGAGAGAAGAACATTCGTTCAAGATGTGGATAGACAAATTAAGGATGCTCAAGAGctg CTCGAACAAATGGAATTGGAGGTTCGTGGGGTGACTGGTGCATCTCGTGACCGCTTACGTGGTCGAGTAGAAAGTCACAGAGTAGAGCTAAAACGATTGACTCAAGAATTCCAATCGGCTAAAAAGCCGAAAGAAGACAGTATTGAATTAAGCAGAGATGATTCATGGGACAACAGTATTACAGAAGATCAAAAAGAAAGACTGTTGGATGCTTCAGATCGAATAGACAGGAGTGGAAGGACATTACAGAATGGTTATCGAATGGTGTTAGAAACAGAAGAGATTGGTTCTCAAGTATTGAAAGAATTGCATAGCCAAAGGGAAACGATtcaaagaggaagaggaagg CTACGTGACACAGATGCAGAGCTGGGACGAGGTTCTCGGTTACTGTCAGGAATGATATTCAGAAATCTTCAGCAAAGATTTATTTTAGCGGCAGTTGCATTGATGCTTATAATCGTTGGTTGCGTTGTCGTATACTATAGCTTTAAATCTAAAAGCTAA
- the Ergic53 gene encoding lectin, mannose binding protein ergic53 has product MKMAAEVRWLLIFHVFLVISAVLGDIPHRKFEYKYSFKPPYLAQKDGSVPFWEYGGNAIASAENVRVAPSLRSQKGAIWVKQPLTFDWWEVELIFRVTGRGRIGADGLAFWYTSSKGAYNGTVFGNVDQWNGLGLFFDSFDNDNKHNNPYIMAVLNDGTRSFDHSNDGSTQLSAGCLRDFRNKPFATRAKIEYYQNILTVLFHNGMTNDEQDYEVCFRVENVVLPKGGYFGVSAATGGLADDHDVSHFLTHSLYPPGQMKPDGQRVSVEEQQKLSQEYMDYQKKLDQQKEDYRREHPEARREKEFEEYFESDNQRELLQIFSVLGQVFESLRELNKKSDEMIGRQERSLSLISQLQVGGVQTAGGQPGQQIQLIDTIRRQEVDQVLGNQNVILNTAKEIKSFVTELYTKTDSILNNQARAPTAQVQQMGFDYSSLISEMRDGLNALKRDVAQVNTKLNSGGADCPTANCLTTTIFLLFVAIQMVILLAYSMYRDNKEAQAKKLY; this is encoded by the exons ATGAAGATGGCCGCCGAGGTGAGGTGgcttttaatttttcatgtatttttGGTAATTAGTGCGGTCCTCGGTGATATACCTCATCGAAAATTTGAGTACAAGTACTCGTTCAAACCACCGTATCTTGCACAAAAAGATGGAAGCGTGCCTTTTTGGGAATATGGAGGAA ATGCAATTGCGAGTGCAGAAAATGTGAGAGTAGCTCCATCATTGAGAAGTCAGAAAG GTGCAATATGGGTGAAACAGCCGCTCACCTTTGACTGGTGGGAGGTAGAGTTAATATTTAGAGTAACAGGAAGAGGGAGGATTGGAGCAGATGGCTTAGCATTTTGGTATACTAGTTCAAAAGGGGCTTACAATGGCACTGTCTTTGGCAATGTTGATCAGTGGAATGGTCTTGGACTTTTCTTTGACTCCTTCGATAATGACAATAAACATAACAACCCTTACATTATGGCTGTTCTCAACGATGGCACAAGGAGCTTTGATCATTCTAA TGATGGTTCAACACAATTGTCTGCTGGTTGTTTGCGAGATTTTCGTAACAAACCATTTGCAACAAGAGCAAAAATTGAGTACTATCAGAACATTTTAACA GTATTGTTCCACAATGGAATGACAAACGATGAGCAAGACTATGAAGTGTGTTTCCGCGTTGAAAATGTTGTTTTACCGAAAGGTGGATACTTTGGGGTTTCTGCTGCTACTG GTGGCTTGGCTGATGACCATGATGTGTCTCATTTCTTAACACATTCTTTGTATCCCCCTGGCCAAATGAAGCCTGATGGACAAAGAGTTTCTGTAGAAGAGCAGCAAAAACTTAGTCAAGAATATATGGATTACCAGAAAAAATTAGATCAACAGAAAGAGGATTATCGCCG GGAACACCCAGAGGCTCGTCGCGAGAAAGAATTTGAGGAATACTTTGAAAGTGACAATCAAAGGGAACtgttacaaattttttctgTTCTGGGTCAAGTGTTTGAATCTCTACGTGAGCTCAATAAAAAATCTGATGAAATGATTGGAAGACAGGAAAGATCCCTGAGTTTAATATCTCAGCTTCAAGTAGGAG GTGTACAAACAGCCGGTGGCCAACCAGGTCAGCAAATTCAATTAATTGACACAATACGTCGACAAGAGGTTGATCAGGTCTTGGGAAATCAAAATGTTATACTAAATACAGCCAAAGAAATTAAATCTTTTGTGACAGAATTATATACCAAGACTGATTCCATCCTTAATAATCAAGCTCGTGCTCCAACTGCTCAA gTACAACAAATGGGATTCGATTACAGTTCGCTTATTTCTGAAATGCGAGACGGACTTAATGCGTTAAAGAGGGACGTTGCACAAGTAAACACTAAATTAAACAGTGGAGGTGCCGATTGCCCAACAGCGAATTGTTTAACAACAACAATATTCTTATTATTCGTGGCAATTCAAATGGTGATTTTGTTAGCATACAGTATGTACCG GGACAATAAGGAAGCACAGGCGAAAAAGTTGTACTAA